The following nucleotide sequence is from Mangifera indica cultivar Alphonso chromosome 17, CATAS_Mindica_2.1, whole genome shotgun sequence.
tattgaaaagtcAGAGACGagaacaaattttatatatacttgatagtttatttttaaaggtACAATCGtacaaattttctttctaaaaatacTTACTTTAATTGACCAACTAATAATTGAAatgaaaccaaaaataaaaagtacctatattttaaataataccCAGATTGCCCTTATCGGTATCCTTTGAACAGTTTGAATATCCTaatactgttcactacaaaattTCAACTCTTATTAATCAATtctctataataaaaaaaaaaaaactacgcAATCAATCCGAAAAGCatgaaaaaatctaaatatgaagatgtatatttagttattaCGTTGTTGATATTAATGATTTAAAGGATTTTAGGGgaaaaaagtttttgaaatgatgaatttaaaaaatttaatgaaatagaATAGTACGAGTATTCACATATGtaggggtgaaatgatattttctaagaTAAGGGTAAATCTTAAACTctaatcttaaaatcataaatcaCAAATCAGGCAAAAACAAACTATGTATTTTTAGGTCTCAAATGCTCAAAAATGATATTCAAATAGTGATGATTGACCATATTAAGAAACGTATAAAAGTTATGGTAGATCAAAAAAGGATTTATCACTCTTAGGTACAGAGTTTATATCTCTGATACGCATTCTAAcagattattcaaattttttagttattcaATCTGATTTATTAGTTTAAACcgaattatatatatcataatatcaatgactatttaaattttttgctaCAGTAGAATATGTTATTCTTTAGTCAAATACCATTCACTCGTTGATATATCAGTCAAcacatattaaaaaatctttataataggcattaattttatctcttagTCTTAAAAagatatcatattataaaagaatcaaaatgtataataattatattattgacagataaaaattaattgttgacGCTTTGCCTATGGtgaaagatatattaaaaagaaaaacatttttaaaaataaaatatcaataagccTTCCGGACTATTTCATGAGCCCTCATGTACTACATATAGTAAAATATCAGTAAGCCCCCCATATATTACACATTGTACTCTGTTGAAACCCCAAATGCATATGTTGCTTGTTGAAGCCCCCCCAAACGCCTAAGAATAATGCACAATTATCCTAAGAAATAATGAACTTTCTTGATTtctgattttaatatatataaataagtaggagagatttaaaaaaaaaaagatttttttttcgtAAATAAGCATATAAAAACAGTCAAGGTCAAACCAAAGAACAGTAACAAAAAAAACTAGACCTACCATGGGAACAAACCACCCAAGCGACCAAAAAAACTATACAAAAATAGTTACTGAGACAATCTATCGAATTCAAAGACAAACTTCTAAAAGCAACAAcaatacattaattaaaaaaaatcacggATGTCTTTTTTTGAATATCTATCATAACAGAGATCAAGAGAATAACCCACTAACTACTCATACGAATTATTTTAAGATTCAGACACAACgcacaggaaaaaaaaaaacagaggaaaAATAAAGGACTTTTTGGCAgctatattaaaactttttttttaaaattaatttttttttgaaaagtcGGAGATTTGAAAGGTATAATGTACAAATTTTCCTTTGAAAAAcgcttattttaattttgaccaACTAATTATTGTTATGAAGGACAAAATAGAAAGTACCTCTATTTTGACATACTTCAACTTACGAGTCTAATTTGTAACCGCGTTTTCACGGTCCACCCTTTGCACACttgtattttgttataaaatattttgcagaaattttacttttttttatgtttattaattgaattataaatgtattatattaaataagttaaagttttataagtGTAATAGaaacataaattcaaatattctttttaaaaattttagtactttaccaattttattaatctCTGAGATTAACTTGTATTACATTctctaaacttaaattttacttaaataaattcTTCTTCAACATACAGACTTacgtaaattaaataaataaatagtgatatataaataatttttatgtataaataacgatatattattatgtaattaaatagttaaaaattaaaaataagataacacataatcacatagcgacacattattattttattcttttgaaacGAGGAATCTTGTTCAAGCCAGATCACTACTTTTAGGACCCAATTAACCACATTGAGTAAGACAAATCCCAAATCTAATAATCGATCATACAACCACTAAATCAAGTAGGTCAagagtttaatcttgatatgtTGTCAAATGAGATTTGAACtctttttttatacatataattttttttgtcgttcaaattattttttaaaaatataataatatattattatttgtatataaaattatacatataattttattttaaataaatacaaaaaagataatttatggTGGAAAGGAAACAGTCTTGTTACTTCCCTTGTAGTGGGTGTTCACATTGTAATTGACAATTCAAATCCAAACACTCTTTTCAAAAAGTTTAGTACTCCGTCAGTTTTATTAAACTCTGAGATTAACTTGTATAACATTTTCTAAACTtacattttacttaaataaattcTTCTTCCATATATAGACTtacgtaaaataaataaataaataaatagtattatataaataatttttgtatataaataatgatatattatcatgtaattaaatagttaaaaattaaaaataaaataacatataatcatatagtgatacattattattttattttttttcgtaAAGAGGAATTTTGCTCAAGCTAAATCACTACTTTTAGGATCAAATTAACTATACCGAATAAGATAAACCCAGATCCAATGATCAATCTTACAACTAGTGAATCAAGTAATTCAAGAATTAATCTCGATATATTGTCAAAAGAGATTTAAacattatatctatatatatatataaatttttgtttttgttgtttaaattattttttaaacatataataatatattattatttatatataaaattatacatataattttattttaaataaatataaaaaaaatgattggtGAAAAGGGTAAATAGTCTTGTTACTTATAGTGGGTGTTGACGTTGTAATTGACAAATCAAagtcaaatcatattaaattacttaCCTTAGTCAAACCATTATCAAAATAGTATCCTCAGTCAAGCCACACCCGGGCGGAGGGAATGGCCCCAATAAAGAAAAGTTCGACTTTAAAAATGCTtacacattttattatattaaaaaagtcaaattattattttatttcctaaaaatttctttttattaaaaattgccATTTACATTAAACACTTCTGGAACATGCACTCACTCATCGCTCCTTTTCGGCTCCTCTCTTCAACCAAAATGGCTTCACGAAACAAATTTTCTATTCGTGttcactctttttctttcttcttctgtcACTCGATCTCACGGCGTCTCGTCAAAATATACATCCGTTAAAAGAATGTCCGTGACAGACCCAGGATTTTCGTTGAAGAGGGTCTTCCCTTAAAGATTGGATATATATCAAATcgagtataaatttttttcgatttaagtttgatttgaataaaaaatagtttgattcaaacttgtCAAGCTAATATTAATAGTGgcttaagtttgattcaaatagaaaataatttgacttgatttgtttgaatttatagtttaaattcataacttgaTTCTATTTGGAATGACGGTTTGATTCATCCCTCATTAGTAAAAcgaatttattttacaaaaataatagacaaaaccaCTTATTTGAGCTTTTAATTCAAGCCAAATCGAAtcacaaattaaaatcataaatttaaattgaattcgaaCTGAATTAAGTTAAATACCTTCTAACTTGAGTTTGgcttggtttaaaaaataatttaaatctttcaatttgattttgaattaaataaatttgaattgagttaaatcaaatcgagtcaatttttgagattgagctaacttgattcaaatctaattctATCTCTACGGTCCACcattgttttattaatcaaatagtaaaaattaaaattaaaaaaacaccaaacaaaagtaatataaaagaaaaaaatacaataacacaactaatttttaatatcgAAAACCTTTTCAATgtaaagaaagtaaaaaacCAATGGAAATGTAATTATTgacttaaatttaatataatggaAAGTGTTTGTATCAATAATTGAAGatttggaaaaaagaaatacGGTTTCAAAAATCagtcttttttttatttcaatttataagaGTTTTgggtttttatataaaaaaaaattttatttgggtcaaattattatattagactaaaattaattatattaaataaaataaaacttgagtttaatgattaatcttaaaattattgaacgaaataaattaaaattttgattttaatatattattaaaaaatatttaatttaaattatttctcGAGGTCCTCAAagtctcttttatttttaacaaacaGTGACACACTCAACAGTACAATCCATTAAATTACTCACTCAACCGTCTATCGTCCTTTGTTGTTCCCTACTGATTCTTTCTTTGTCATCCATCAAAGGTCCCCTGTGACTAGCTTCattcactttctttctttcatttattcgtttgtttttattaattcctTTCCAAGAATGTGATGGCCCTTGCTTGTTACATCTTCTCTTAACGGTATCTCATTCTTTCCCCCATGAGGGGAAAATAGTATGACGTTGAGTGCATGGTACAACAGAGCATAATAgccaaattatatattataaacctatttttttttatcgtatattaaatattatatagaatcatataatataatttttaaaaaataaaaaatttaattgacatatcattattttaaaaaatattataaacactaataaaaattttaaaatttctcatatatacatttactatatcatcattttatctaaaaagtgtatcaatcTATATTGgtgatatgtattatattatatgatatatctactatattatattaattcgatatctctcatgatatgtatcattttttatttatatcgtatcgtattgttaaatattgataactatacAAAAGAGTAAAAGAACTACAAAggaactattttaaattttttatagataaatttgtattatttacttatatttataattttactaatattatatatataattttatactaaaataataatatttcattatataattaaatattattttattttttatttttaattatttaattatataataatatattattatttatatataaaatattatattaataatattactgtattaattttattcatgtaAAACAAAGTGGAATAAACGCATCGAGGTGGCGAGTGGCTTTCACGGAAGAAGGAAAAGTCCACCGAGACTGAGCTTGAGCCGTGGCTCTGGCTCTCCAGAGGCCAGAAAGGCCAAAGACTGTAGACACgagttaaacaaaataaatataaacacaacaaagtATTGGTAAAATGGTCCTACCGCGTTCTGAAATCGTCATGACCCCTCATTGATAGCCACGTGTCCGCTTGTTTTACGCTCTTTCTTTATTTCCTCTTGACTTCAGAATCAACACGCTTAGACAGTTAGATTCCACCTTCGTCCTCGCTATATATTGCCCTCCCCCACAGCCGCCATTGTTTCTTATCAGTCTAATCCAACTCAATCTCCTGCATCTTTATGCTGCCTCCTTAACCTTAACCTTAACCTTAACCAGAACTAAACAGACTATTATGGTGAAGAACACTGATAACTCCATGACTGAACCTTCATCATCGAGTAGTCATGAGCCAAAGTACAAGGGCGTTCGTAAGCGAAAATGGGGGAAATGGGTGTCCGAGATTCGGCTTCCGAACAGCCGAGAACGTATTTGGCTAGGCTCATATGATTCGGCGGAGAAGGCAGCGCGTGCATTTGACGCAGCTTTGTTCTGCTTACGAGGTGCCAGTGCGAAATTCAACTTCCCTGAGAACCCACCGGAGATTAACATTACTGGACCCGACGGACGACCGCTTAATCCACAGGAGATTCAAGTGGTTGCCGCGAGATACGCCAACGAAGAGCAAGAGCCTCGGAGCAGTACATTGGATTATAACAATGTGTCAACATCAGCTGCAACGTCGCATTACACGTCGTCGTCATCAGACGGGGTGGTGGCACCAGTGCCCATGGAAGTGGATAGCAGTGACCATAAACCAATAGATTGGTCGTTTTTAAATATGTTAGACAGCAATGAGCGAGCTGATGCATCTGATTTTGGGCTTTATTCCGGGCTTGCTGGAGATGAACTATATCCTCCTACTCCGGCGACACCATCGCCGCTAATTGATGAAAACGAGGAAGATCAACAAAACTTCTACTCTCACTCTTCATTTCTGTGGAATTTCTAAGTTAGGTCGTTAGCTAAGTTAAGAAACTCATCAGGAAAGTTCGGCTAATTTTTGCTGTCGATACCACTcactgatatttttttctttcatctttcaTTATACATTATAGGATGaaaagtttttatcttttttttccccctGTTTTACGATATTATAAGGGGGAAGACATGGCCCAGTTTTTTTGTGCCATCTTCTCAAACATAGTACTTGTAAAATTCGTattatttgtatcaataattaaaaggtTGTAACTGTTTGATAATAAAACTTTGGAATTTGGAGACAatgtcatataattaaatattattttatttttaattatttaattatataataatatatatatatataaattagatacgtaacattacttaaaaaaagaagaagaagaagaagaagaagaagaagatggcgGCGGGGGGGCGTAGAGAGTCAAAAAGTGCAGAATACTCGTGAGTAAGGAAACCAAAAGGAAATTCAGTGTCTCCATGTCTGGCAACACTACATATTTTCAGCCAACCTCTGCAGTATTTTGTCAACGTGGTTTACTCTTGCATGACGAAGTTTCTGCTAGCTTTCACATTTATTTGTCAGGAATAaaatacttgaaattatatgtgtcatatttatatattattaaatgacattCTCTATTTGTATGCATGTATGTTCACATACATGTCATGATAAGGCCACCTAAAGTTTATTGCATCACTAAGTTAGTAATGTTAACTATTGAAAACATAATTATCCAcctaaaaaaaagttaaaattaacataaccaATTAAgattcaaaggtaaaattattatttaattagaatatattaaaaataatacaaaaataatctattttttctcctagatttagaaaattaacGATTTCTTCatagaattaaactttaaaaacttatatttctcTTTAGGGTTTTAACTTTTTCAGGGAATTTTTCGATGAACGGCTGACTCTTTGGTGTTGTCTCTTCCTCTTGACGATGTCTCCCTCTCTAGTGCTACTTCTGGCACTCATCTCTGGTATTGATTGTCCAATGATAAATGACGTCTTTGTTGTGATGGCTCAAGTTGTGGCGAAGAGGAAAATTGTCTGAGTCTTCATCGTTAACTACGCTTGATTGGTGACAAGGATGAGAGAGCATCAAAGACCCAAATGGCTTGAGTCGAAGAGATTGACGCCAGAGAAGAGTGCTAAAAGCAGTGCTAGAGACAGAGACATCATTGAGAAGGAGAGACAATGTAAGAGAGCTAGGCATtcctataaaaaattatcttgaaaaattgaaaccctaggggaaaaatataatttttcaaagtttaatgctagcgggaaattgttagttttacgTCTAGTGGCACCCACTCCTGCTGCCCTAACCTTTTGAGTTTAGTAAGGTAGCCAAAAGTCCAAGATCGGAATCGAAACCTGATGATACAACACTAAATATAAGAAGCTAGCTCTTTTATAAACTTAAGAggtaaatgaataatattttattatttttaataaattactaattaaataatgattttacccttaaaacttaACTggatctattaattttaatcactcaTGGATGAgagtttatgtttttaatagttaacgaGTATCAGTTTGAGAATACAATGaactttaagtaaaaataagtcctttggccttatgaTAAATATCATTTGAATGATGGACATGTGACAAAAGATTAACGTGTATCTTAATTGTGATGACCTTATGCTGAAATTAGGTGACCATGTACaagatttgaaaaagaagaagttgCTTAGTACAAATATGTTTTCATCCAAATGtacttgattttaatatattgcaTTCAATCCTACCATTTTTCTTGGCTAGGGATTCCAAAACAAATATGTACATTTCCACTACCCAAGTGTTTGAAGATTTCCAACAGTAGCATCAAAGCTTAGAAATTTTAggattgtaattttatgtttgcATGTATTTAATGGTGACATACTTAtttgtatgttattttatttcaattttatttgtgtttggttCAATTGATGACATGTAATGAATGCTATTGAAATCAATTAAAGAATTGtacaattgtttatttttttatttgatttgttgattgaatttacatcaaaatttaaaaattttgtttggtaTAAACCTTAGACAATTTGTGTTATTGCGAGAATTTGTGTCGTTGTGTGTTATTGCATACGATGGTTGAATGGGAAGCCATCATACTTGTTTTGGCAAGGCTTTTCATGCCCTATCACCCATTTGGGTGAAGAAGAtcgattaaaaaaatagaacttGCATCACTGTAGTATTTAAGAATTCCATTGAGAACAATTGTTCCATTCATGG
It contains:
- the LOC123200303 gene encoding ethylene-responsive transcription factor ERF017-like; translation: MVKNTDNSMTEPSSSSSHEPKYKGVRKRKWGKWVSEIRLPNSRERIWLGSYDSAEKAARAFDAALFCLRGASAKFNFPENPPEINITGPDGRPLNPQEIQVVAARYANEEQEPRSSTLDYNNVSTSAATSHYTSSSSDGVVAPVPMEVDSSDHKPIDWSFLNMLDSNERADASDFGLYSGLAGDELYPPTPATPSPLIDENEEDQQNFYSHSSFLWNF